In Triticum urartu cultivar G1812 chromosome 6, Tu2.1, whole genome shotgun sequence, the following proteins share a genomic window:
- the LOC125514072 gene encoding protein indeterminate-domain 5, chloroplastic-like, which translates to MASNSSAAAVAALFGIREGHQQDQMKPLLAQQQRQHVVAPPSALLTAGPDQAAVAAPPVKKKRTMPDPDAEVIALSPKTLMATNRFVCEVCNKGFQREQNLQLHRRGHNLPWKLKQKDPNQVQRRRVYLCPEPTCVHHEPGRALGDLTGIKKHFCRKHGEKKWKCDKCAKRYAVQSDWKAHSKICGTREYRCDCGTLFSRRDSFITHRAFCDALAQESARLPPGAGHLYGATGAANMALSLSQVGSSLHDAHGQYHQASSDLLRFGGGGGGGMAARLDHLLSSSNAPSFRHLPPPQAPPFHLGSAQEFVDGNGSPAFLQGKPFHGLMQLPDLQGNGSGGTSSSAPGLFNLGYIANSGNSSGTSSHGHASQGHMANDQISEGGGGGGAGSENSGAAFFSAGGNFSGGDHQVAPSGMYNEQSVMMPQMSATALLQKAAQMGSSTSADGGGASVFGGFMGSSVPQGRAPMLDQGQMHLQSLMNSLAGGGNGGGMFGGANGRGMIDPRLYDMDQHEVKFSQGRGGGVGGGDVTRDFLGVGGRGDMMRGMSVARGENHSGSNMSFLEAEMKSASSPFNGGRMQ; encoded by the exons ATGGCATCCAATTCATCGGCGGCGGCTGTCGCGGCGCTGTTCGGGATTAGGGAAGGGCACCAGCAGGACCAGATGAAGCCGCTGCTCGCCCAGCAGCAGCGGCAGCATGTCGTCGCGCCGCCCAGCGCGCTGTTGACGGCGGGGCCAGACCAGGCGGCCGTGGCGGCGCCAccggtgaagaagaagaggaccATGCCAG ACCCTGACGCGGAGGTAATCGCGCTGTCGCCCAAGACGCTGATGGCGACGAACCGGTTCGTGTGCGAGGTGTGCAACAAGGGGTTCCAGCGGGAGCAGAACCTGCAGCTGCACCGGCGCGGGCACAACCTGCCGTGGAAGCTGAAGCAGAAGGACCCGAACCAGGTGCAGCGGCGGCGGGTGTACCTGTGCCCGGAGCCGACGTGCGTGCACCACGAGCCCGGCCGCGCGCTGGGCGACCTCACCGGCATCAAGAAGCACTTCTGCCGCAAGCACGGCGAGAAGAAGTGGAAGTGCGACAAGTGCGCCAAGCGCTACGCCGTGCAGTCCGACTGGAAGGCGCACTCCAAGATCTGCGGCACCCGCGAGTACCGCTGCGACTGCGGCACCCTATTCTCACG GAGGGACAGCTTTATCACCCACAGGGCCTTCTGCGACGCCCTCGCCCAGGAAAGCGCGCGGCTGCCGCCCGGGGCCGGCCACCTCTACGGCGCCACCGGCGCGGCCAACATGGCACTCAGCCTCTCGCAGGTCGGCTCCTCTCTCCACGACGCGCACGGTCAATACCACCAGGCGTCCTCGGATCTCCTCCGCttcggcggtggcggtggcggcggcatgGCTGCCCGCctcgaccacctcctgtcgtcGTCCAACGCCCCGTCCTTCCGCCACCTGCCACCTCCACAAGCGCCGCCCTTCCACCTCGGCTCGGCGCAGGAGTTCGTCGACGGGAATGGATCGCCCGCGTTCTTGCAGGGCAAACCGTTCCACGGCCTCATGCAGCTCCCGGATCTCCAGGGAAACGGCTCCGGCGGCACGTCGTCGTCGGCTCCTGGTCTTTTCAACCTGGGATACATCGCCAACAGTGGCAATAGCTCCGGTACCTCCAGCCACGGCCACGCGAGTCAGGGACACATGGCCAATGACCAGATCagcgaaggaggcggcggcggaggtgctGGTTCTGAGAATTCGGGCGCGGCGTTCTTCAGCGCCGGTGGGAACTTTTCCGGTGGCGACCACCAGGTTGCTCCTTCTGGGATGTACAACGAGCAATCCGTGATGATGCCGCAGATGTCGGCGACGGCGCTGCTCCAGAAGGCGGCGCAGATGGGCTCTAGCACAAGCGCAGACGGCGGTGGCGCGTCCGTGTTCGGTGGTTTCATGGGCTCGTCCGTTCCGCAGGGCCGCGCACCCATGCTCGACCAGGGACAGATGCACCTGCAGAGCCTGATGAACTCGCTGGCCGGCGGCGGCAATGGTGGCGGAATGTTTGGCGGCGCCAACGGCCGCGGCATGATTGATCCGAGGCTGTATGATATGGATCAGCACGAGGTCAAATTTAGCCAGGGCCgtggcggcggcgtcggcggcggggaCGTGACGCGGGACTTTCTTGGCGTCGGTGGCAGAGGGGACATGATGAGGGGGATGTCGGTGGCAAGGGGAGAGAACCACAGCGGCAGCAACATGAGCTTCTTGGAGGCGGAGATGAAGTCGGCCTCGTCGCCATTCAATGGAGGCAGGATGCAGTGA